The following proteins come from a genomic window of Brevibacillus antibioticus:
- a CDS encoding DUF1934 domain-containing protein, with protein sequence MQDIQVKLTARHHVEGNWEETTHSYEGKRVQKASAWYLTYKEQMEGAGEVSTTLKLTDTSITLVRQGGVSTRQQFEKGASTHSTYQSPYGPFAMETHTNKLRIRYEAEVPVQVEIAYQLWMNEQYAGEHELKIELGK encoded by the coding sequence ATGCAAGACATACAAGTGAAATTGACAGCACGGCATCATGTCGAAGGCAACTGGGAAGAAACGACCCATAGCTATGAAGGCAAGCGCGTACAAAAAGCATCCGCGTGGTACTTGACCTACAAAGAGCAGATGGAGGGCGCAGGTGAAGTAAGCACGACACTGAAGCTGACAGATACGTCCATTACGCTGGTTCGTCAGGGCGGAGTTTCAACAAGGCAGCAATTCGAAAAAGGAGCCAGCACTCATTCTACCTATCAAAGTCCCTATGGTCCGTTTGCAATGGAGACGCATACGAACAAGCTGCGAATCCGCTACGAGGCAGAGGTTCCTGTACAGGTAGAAATCGCGTACCAGCTATGGATGAATGAACAGTACGCTGGTGAGCATGAGCTGAAAATAGAGCTAGGAAAATAA
- a CDS encoding sigma-54 interaction domain-containing protein, which produces MPLSDTVEMLQAILGAIDEGIHVVDANGITIFYNHVAAKLDGLTPEEVLGKPLLEVFPSLDRQSSTLLRVIDSGESIYNQTQTYKNWKGMRVETINTTLPVRVGKRLVGAVEVAKDIGKLKELSERLVDLQAKISKPKRTKRTIDETTFHFEDILTMSEKMKRLKERARKAARTSSPVLIYGETGTGKELFVQSIHHASVRGSKPFIAQNCAALPAALLESLLFGTTKGSFTGADDRPGLFELADGGTLFLDELNSMPLDLQAKLLRVLQDGQIRRIGGSQSTKVDVRVIAAVNEGPQSLVERGVMRTDLYYRINVVSFELPPLRERREDVDMLIDHFLQKFNRIFGMNVRGISSEVASLFASYDWPGNVRELEHVIEAAMNMVESDIILLDHLPAHLLERPQSEKKESPISAQLLSTEGCTLPEILREVEEKVIKDAMQQTEGNVLRAAKLLGIPRQTLQYKLSQRMIPPC; this is translated from the coding sequence ATGCCGTTGTCAGATACGGTAGAAATGTTGCAGGCGATCTTGGGTGCTATCGATGAAGGAATTCACGTTGTGGACGCAAATGGCATTACGATTTTCTACAATCACGTCGCAGCCAAGCTCGATGGGCTGACCCCAGAAGAAGTGTTGGGGAAGCCGTTGTTGGAGGTTTTTCCTTCGCTTGATCGACAGTCGAGTACCCTGCTTCGTGTTATCGATAGTGGCGAATCAATCTACAACCAGACACAGACATATAAAAACTGGAAGGGAATGCGTGTAGAGACAATCAACACGACACTTCCGGTACGAGTAGGAAAACGGTTAGTCGGTGCAGTCGAGGTGGCGAAGGATATCGGCAAGCTAAAAGAACTGTCGGAGCGCTTGGTTGATCTTCAGGCCAAGATTAGCAAGCCGAAACGGACAAAACGCACGATAGATGAAACGACTTTCCATTTCGAAGACATTTTGACGATGAGTGAAAAAATGAAACGCCTCAAAGAACGCGCTCGAAAAGCTGCTCGTACAAGTTCGCCCGTGTTGATATACGGCGAAACCGGGACGGGAAAAGAACTGTTTGTCCAATCGATTCACCACGCGTCTGTCCGCGGCAGTAAGCCATTCATCGCGCAAAACTGTGCCGCGCTGCCAGCCGCGCTTCTCGAAAGCTTGCTGTTTGGCACGACAAAAGGAAGCTTCACGGGAGCGGATGATCGCCCAGGGTTATTCGAACTGGCGGACGGTGGTACTTTATTTCTGGATGAACTGAACAGCATGCCGCTCGATTTGCAAGCAAAGCTGCTACGAGTCCTTCAGGACGGGCAGATCAGACGGATCGGTGGGAGCCAATCGACCAAAGTGGACGTACGGGTAATCGCCGCAGTCAACGAAGGACCGCAGTCACTCGTGGAACGAGGAGTCATGCGAACCGACTTGTACTACCGGATCAATGTCGTCTCTTTTGAACTACCGCCATTGCGCGAGCGCAGAGAAGATGTGGATATGCTGATCGATCATTTCTTGCAAAAGTTCAACCGAATCTTCGGTATGAATGTGCGTGGAATCAGCAGTGAAGTAGCTAGTTTGTTTGCTTCGTATGATTGGCCGGGGAATGTCCGTGAACTGGAGCATGTCATAGAAGCAGCCATGAATATGGTGGAGTCGGACATTATTTTGTTGGATCATCTTCCGGCTCATTTGCTGGAACGCCCGCAGTCTGAGAAAAAAGAATCGCCAATTTCGGCGCAACTCCTATCAACGGAAGGCTGTACGCTGCCCGAAATTTTGCGTGAGGTAGAGGAAAAAGTGATCAAAGATGCGATGCAGCAAACGGAAGGCAATGTACTTCGCGCCGCCAAGCTTTTGGGCATCCCAAGACAGACGCTGCAATACAAGCTCTCCCAGCGGATGATCCCTCCCTGTTGA